DNA from Phragmites australis chromosome 16, lpPhrAust1.1, whole genome shotgun sequence:
ATTCGAGGACAAGGCATCATATGGATTTTAGAGACACACGATATTCCAGAATAGTCTTATAGAAGTTACAACGGATCAAACACAACTGATAACATAAAACAAGACCATACATGGTCACATCTAAACAACAATTAATAGATAATAACTCAGCAGATAATCCCGTACGGGAGTTGCATTCTGTCTTTATTCATCGCCTCCCTCTTGCCCATCAAATATAGCTCAGAATGCGAGGAACATCGCCAACTTTGACAGGCTTTAGGATAAAATGCTTTGCTCCTCCATCCAAGCACCTACGTACAAAAAATTCATGTAAAATAATTTCAGTACTTAGATAACAAATATTTAACAAATTCAATGACCTGATAGTTTGTTTTTACTCACTTGTTGATCCTTTCAGGGATGTTGTCGGAGCATGCAATCACCACTGGTATGTGCTTCAACTTGGGTGATTCCTGAATGGGGAAAAATTTGGTTATCAATTAATACGGCTTTAAATATTTAGGGATGCTAGAGTACatgttcaacaaaaaaattgcaaaatagtGCAAAGTTTTTTTCCCGAAAAGAAATTACCTTCACTGCCATAAGTAGATCACAATCAGTCATATCGGCCATACAACAGTCAGTTAAAATCAAGTTCACATCATGTTCCTATGACCAAAGTTTATGAAGACGAACATGTCAAACATAGTAAATAACCGCATAACTTAAAGAAGTAAGTACATTCTAGTAATAATATTGAGATACCCCATCCAAGAACTTCAATGCTTGCTTGGGACCCTCCACAACCGTAActgcaaaaagaaagaaaaacatgaaACACTTAGGTGAATGGAAAGAAGGATGGATGACCGGAAAATAGCATGACTTATATACAATATTACCATGTAAAAACTATTTGCTATATATATTTGTTACATAAATGGTTCAAATTTCCTATTTACCACATAGTTCATGGTTCATCGGATTAACATAAAAAATGTCAACCTAAGGATTACAAAAGAACATAAGTGCTGCTATCGTATCCCAGACACTATTACGTACTAATATTCTCCCTTGGAGAAGGAATGGGTACTAATGAAAATGAACATATTCGGAGAGTAATACATCATAAAAGACTAATTGCACAATGATAGTGGAAATTCCTAATAACCACATCACCTCGAATGTCACAACTCTGTAAGATCCTGGATGCAACAAGGCAATCAACACGGGAATTGTCGACTATGAGCACATGGGGAGAAGCACCGTCCATGACACTCAACACAATTTCCTCTGGGACAATTGCCCTGTTTGGAGGTTGACACTTCAAGACTTTGATATAGGGTTCTTTGTATTACAATGTCCTTGAAGGACTAGAGCCAGAATAGCCCTGCTTATATAGTAACTTGTGGCTATGCTTACGATATCCTTAAGATAGAGAGTCAATGAACAATAGCTGGATCTAGCTGTCATATCTTGTAACACACAACA
Protein-coding regions in this window:
- the LOC133895271 gene encoding two-component response regulator ORR12-like yields the protein MDGASPHVLIVDNSRVDCLVASRILQSCDIRVTVVEGPKQALKFLDGEHDVNLILTDCCMADMTDCDLLMAVKESPKLKHIPVVIACSDNIPERINKCLDGGAKHFILKPVKVGDVPRILSYI